A genomic stretch from Streptomyces venezuelae ATCC 10712 includes:
- a CDS encoding YhjD/YihY/BrkB family envelope integrity protein, with the protein MAAGRAGRRSPFERIRSVIRRLRAGHWWGPVSGLELWQRSLGFAALGFLTLVPLLIVVSAAGAGSGKGFAQWLGDGLGVSEPARVEIERLFALPGQVRRATTAFGLALLAVFGLSFGTVVQSGYERVWNLPPARWRARWRHVLWLAVLLGVLYLFAVAAFWRQGPGGGVVTTLSGILFFWWSQRLLLGGRIGWRALLPGAVATVIGLMGLRVFSRLVFSPLIASSAVTYGPFGAFLVIQTWLVAVGVVVFGGALVGRLFDDELPRVRHSLHRREPPPPA; encoded by the coding sequence ATGGCCGCCGGTCGCGCCGGACGGCGGTCCCCGTTCGAGCGGATACGAAGCGTGATCCGCCGGCTGCGCGCCGGGCACTGGTGGGGGCCGGTCAGCGGGCTGGAGTTGTGGCAGCGCTCGCTGGGGTTCGCCGCCCTCGGATTCCTCACCCTGGTACCGCTGCTGATCGTCGTGTCCGCGGCCGGAGCGGGCAGCGGCAAGGGCTTCGCGCAGTGGCTCGGCGACGGGCTCGGGGTCTCGGAGCCCGCCCGGGTGGAGATCGAGCGGTTGTTCGCGCTGCCGGGCCAGGTGCGGCGGGCCACCACCGCGTTCGGCCTCGCGCTGCTCGCCGTGTTCGGCCTCTCGTTCGGCACGGTGGTGCAGAGCGGCTACGAGAGGGTCTGGAACCTGCCCCCGGCCCGCTGGCGGGCCCGTTGGCGGCACGTGCTGTGGCTCGCCGTCCTCCTCGGGGTCCTGTACCTGTTCGCCGTCGCCGCCTTCTGGCGCCAGGGTCCGGGCGGGGGTGTCGTCACCACGCTGAGCGGCATCCTGTTCTTCTGGTGGTCGCAGCGGCTGCTGCTCGGGGGCCGGATCGGATGGCGCGCCCTGCTGCCCGGCGCGGTGGCCACCGTGATCGGGCTGATGGGGCTGCGGGTGTTCTCCCGGCTCGTGTTCTCGCCGCTGATCGCGTCGAGCGCCGTGACCTACGGGCCGTTCGGCGCGTTCCTGGTCATCCAGACGTGGCTGGTCGCGGTGGGCGTGGTCGTGTTCGGCGGCGCGCTGGTCGGCCGCCTCTTCGACGACGAGTTGCCCCGCGTGAGACATTCGCTGCATCGGCGCGAGCCGCCTCCGCCGGCTTAG
- a CDS encoding snapalysin family zinc-dependent metalloprotease, producing the protein MSLSSWLRTATAGVTVVLATATATTATATPAPTTEPSAVRAAAVVTLRYDDSRAAGWEAAIAAGVASWNAHVDNVRLVEAAPGTRAEIVIVATTGWPQATLGPVRPGRQVRVELGSQAVAQGYDKTRIAAHEIGHSLGLPDTKPGPCSQLMSGSSAGTACVNAVADAAEQARVEAAYANGAAARFVTDGRTLVDAP; encoded by the coding sequence ATGTCTCTCTCCTCATGGCTGAGGACGGCCACCGCCGGCGTCACGGTCGTCCTGGCCACGGCAACGGCCACCACGGCCACCGCCACCCCCGCACCGACGACGGAGCCGTCTGCGGTGCGCGCCGCGGCGGTCGTGACGCTTCGGTACGACGACAGCCGGGCGGCCGGCTGGGAGGCCGCCATCGCCGCCGGCGTGGCCTCGTGGAACGCCCACGTCGACAACGTCAGGCTGGTCGAGGCCGCGCCGGGCACCCGGGCGGAGATCGTGATCGTGGCGACCACCGGCTGGCCCCAGGCCACGCTCGGCCCCGTCCGACCCGGTCGGCAGGTCCGGGTCGAACTCGGCAGTCAGGCCGTGGCCCAGGGGTACGACAAGACCCGTATCGCCGCCCATGAGATCGGCCACAGCCTGGGCCTGCCCGACACCAAGCCCGGCCCGTGCTCACAGTTGATGTCGGGGTCGAGCGCCGGTACGGCGTGTGTGAACGCGGTCGCCGACGCGGCCGAGCAGGCCCGGGTCGAGGCCGCCTACGCCAACGGCGCCGCCGCCCGCTTCGTCACCGACGGCCGGACCCTCGTGGACGCGCCCTAA
- a CDS encoding NACHT domain-containing protein, with protein MPRRATARGARTATPAEHVFTGDDPIRVLLAGPGQGKSTLLRHHLLSASRHLLAPEPDADAPTIAFPVLIRAGDLVGAPLLAPALAHAVTEEYGPFGLSEALTEDFFRHPPRPGARWLVMVDGLDEVPDRTARLALLDRLAREAGTPDTPYRFLVATRPLPGGELARLPRATGHHTLEPFTDDDVRSYVRKRLHALPDADRHVRAFLHGVRRTRLEDLARIPLMTAMLCHLYEADTDRPLPDGRAGVFRSFVELLYEENVHKGVGELHDRAIRTLVDRYQIPEDRRTVEKAAENAREHLPVLIDHLAHERIGGNRAPATAILSAHPHARRPDKVKPPLWDALLASLLRFCGLLAGQGDDVEFLHRTLLEYHAARHATRDPQARMLLFDRLFPAQRLRDRLRRAARRTSGVEPLDPLGLEPSYLGFLLDALLASEKPLAAATLRAMEGLFGSAEITGYHLLKAQLQLGSSLPRPKAARWLTAFATSPDADDRNRVEAAWDLAELEGHLDDGAELLARLAGDRALHADHRTWAAEILAGLEGHEAAGATLLLRLIEDLAPDPYSVLGAATGLARLTHHGSLGVRLLTECATDPGTEVHIRCMAAHSLTELDGHRESGAALLLDLAQYGSVTAARHLAEMDGLHREDGVGLLTAFAGDTATPPYDRARAAAALAGVAGHADRAARLLTELARESLPGSDSHLTAAERLAELDEEAAADLVRPVVTGRAVHPGNRLRALLLLARSTTHQGEAAPLLGGIAADTTTEAYDRTTAATALADLDGHREEAFALLLGIAGDGGAPVWDRITAASRLAERGDERSAGLLASFAADPAVPSDVRVRAASSLAMLDGHRAAGLRRLAALANDPQGAKAQRTAAATSLTTREFYRIRR; from the coding sequence CGGCCCGGGGCGCGCGGACCGCCACCCCCGCCGAACACGTCTTCACCGGCGACGACCCCATCCGGGTCCTGCTGGCCGGGCCGGGCCAGGGCAAGTCGACGCTCCTGCGGCACCACCTGCTGTCCGCCTCCCGGCACCTGCTGGCACCGGAGCCCGACGCGGACGCTCCGACGATCGCCTTCCCGGTACTGATCCGGGCCGGTGACCTGGTCGGCGCGCCCCTGCTGGCGCCCGCCCTGGCCCACGCGGTGACCGAGGAGTACGGTCCGTTCGGACTGAGCGAGGCGTTGACCGAGGACTTCTTCCGCCACCCGCCGCGTCCCGGCGCGCGGTGGCTGGTCATGGTCGACGGCCTCGACGAGGTGCCCGACCGGACGGCCCGGCTGGCCCTCCTCGACCGTCTCGCCCGCGAAGCCGGGACCCCGGACACGCCCTACCGGTTCCTCGTCGCGACCCGCCCCCTGCCCGGCGGCGAACTCGCCCGGCTGCCCCGCGCCACCGGGCACCACACGCTGGAGCCCTTCACGGACGACGACGTCCGCAGCTACGTACGCAAACGGCTGCACGCGCTGCCCGACGCCGACCGCCACGTCCGGGCGTTCCTGCACGGCGTCCGCCGGACCCGGCTGGAGGACCTGGCCCGCATCCCCCTGATGACCGCCATGCTGTGCCACCTGTACGAGGCCGACACCGATCGTCCCCTGCCCGACGGACGGGCCGGAGTCTTCCGGTCCTTCGTCGAACTGCTCTACGAGGAGAACGTCCACAAGGGCGTCGGCGAGCTGCACGACCGTGCCATCCGCACCCTGGTCGACCGCTACCAGATCCCGGAGGACCGCCGCACCGTCGAGAAGGCAGCCGAGAACGCCCGGGAACACCTGCCGGTCCTCATCGATCACCTGGCCCACGAGAGGATCGGCGGGAACCGCGCTCCTGCCACCGCGATCCTCTCCGCGCACCCGCACGCCCGACGGCCCGACAAGGTCAAACCACCCCTGTGGGACGCACTGCTGGCCTCGCTGCTGCGTTTCTGCGGCCTTCTGGCGGGCCAGGGCGACGACGTCGAGTTCCTGCACCGCACGCTCCTGGAGTACCACGCCGCCCGTCACGCCACCCGCGACCCGCAGGCCCGCATGCTGCTCTTCGACCGGCTGTTCCCCGCCCAGCGGCTGCGCGACCGACTGCGCCGGGCGGCCCGGCGTACGTCCGGCGTCGAGCCACTGGATCCACTCGGCCTCGAACCCTCCTACCTCGGCTTCCTCCTCGACGCCCTGCTGGCCTCGGAGAAGCCGCTGGCCGCGGCCACGCTACGGGCCATGGAAGGCCTGTTCGGATCCGCCGAGATCACCGGGTACCACCTGCTCAAGGCGCAACTCCAGCTCGGCAGCAGCCTCCCGCGGCCGAAAGCGGCACGGTGGCTGACCGCGTTCGCGACCAGCCCCGACGCGGACGACCGCAACCGGGTGGAGGCCGCCTGGGACCTCGCCGAGCTGGAGGGCCATCTCGACGACGGCGCGGAGCTGCTCGCCCGGCTCGCCGGAGACCGCGCGCTCCACGCGGACCACCGCACGTGGGCCGCCGAGATCCTGGCCGGCCTCGAAGGCCACGAGGCGGCCGGGGCCACGCTGCTCCTCCGGCTCATCGAGGACCTGGCACCGGATCCGTACAGCGTGCTCGGCGCCGCGACGGGTCTGGCCCGGCTCACCCACCACGGCTCCCTCGGGGTGCGGCTGCTCACCGAGTGCGCCACCGACCCCGGGACCGAGGTCCATATCCGCTGCATGGCGGCCCACTCGCTCACGGAACTCGACGGGCACCGCGAGTCCGGCGCCGCGCTGCTGCTCGACCTCGCCCAATACGGCTCCGTCACCGCCGCCAGGCACCTCGCCGAGATGGACGGGCTCCACCGCGAGGACGGGGTGGGTCTGCTCACCGCGTTCGCGGGGGACACGGCCACGCCGCCGTACGACCGGGCGAGGGCCGCCGCGGCGCTGGCCGGCGTGGCGGGCCACGCGGATCGTGCCGCCCGGCTGCTCACCGAGCTGGCCCGGGAGTCGCTGCCCGGCAGCGACTCCCACCTGACGGCCGCCGAGAGACTCGCCGAGCTGGACGAGGAAGCGGCCGCGGACCTGGTCCGGCCCGTCGTGACCGGCCGTGCCGTCCATCCGGGAAACCGGCTGCGCGCGCTTCTGCTCCTGGCGCGCTCCACCACCCACCAGGGCGAGGCGGCCCCCCTGCTCGGCGGCATCGCGGCCGACACGACGACGGAGGCGTACGACCGCACGACCGCCGCGACGGCGCTGGCCGACCTCGACGGTCACCGCGAGGAGGCGTTCGCCCTGCTCCTCGGCATCGCCGGGGACGGCGGCGCCCCCGTGTGGGACCGGATCACCGCGGCCTCCCGACTGGCCGAGCGCGGTGACGAACGCTCGGCCGGACTCCTTGCGTCCTTCGCCGCGGATCCCGCGGTCCCCTCGGACGTCAGGGTTCGCGCCGCGAGTTCCCTGGCCATGCTGGACGGCCACCGCGCCGCCGGCCTGCGGCGCCTGGCCGCACTGGCCAACGACCCCCAGGGGGCCAAGGCGCAACGGACCGCTGCCGCGACCTCGCTGACCACACGTGAGTTCTACCGGATCCGTCGATGA